The following proteins come from a genomic window of Alicyclobacillus dauci:
- a CDS encoding mechanosensitive ion channel family protein, whose protein sequence is MERLNENDETITNPWRRFTLIFLLLVALATIFNVYHDSDLLNSLSASEHMWVNWGLSVLWFLIGILLIRHLSRVITYLAGRQGKYDARVTMLANRSLSAVGYLFVLVVGLHLLHVKVGSILVGGAVTGVIVGIGAQSTLSNFFAGLILFTLRPFSVGQTIMARTYLFGGIEYSGVVHDINWYHTVLTDGVQKRIIPNSSMIISAITIVSETNTQIHSIPLPYTVPMHEFEEEIRTASQDQATVVLREFGEKTYTVELKMPVGIDADVIRTVIAKHCS, encoded by the coding sequence ATGGAACGTTTGAACGAGAATGATGAAACCATCACGAACCCGTGGCGAAGGTTCACGCTGATTTTCTTACTACTCGTTGCATTGGCGACGATTTTCAACGTATACCACGATTCCGATCTGCTCAATTCCCTGTCCGCAAGCGAACACATGTGGGTGAATTGGGGACTGTCAGTCTTGTGGTTTTTGATAGGCATTCTACTCATTCGCCACCTGTCGCGTGTCATTACCTATCTAGCGGGGCGACAGGGGAAGTATGACGCTCGTGTTACGATGTTGGCCAACAGGTCGCTCAGTGCAGTGGGATACCTGTTCGTTTTGGTCGTTGGTCTCCATTTACTTCATGTGAAGGTGGGCAGTATCCTGGTCGGTGGCGCAGTGACAGGTGTCATCGTCGGTATCGGTGCACAATCGACACTGTCCAATTTTTTCGCTGGACTAATCTTATTTACGCTACGGCCATTCTCTGTTGGCCAGACCATCATGGCACGCACATACCTATTTGGGGGAATTGAGTACAGTGGCGTCGTTCACGATATCAACTGGTATCACACCGTGTTGACGGATGGCGTGCAGAAACGGATTATCCCAAATTCATCCATGATCATCTCCGCCATCACCATTGTGTCAGAAACCAATACGCAAATTCACTCTATTCCCTTGCCGTACACAGTGCCGATGCATGAATTTGAAGAAGAAATACGGACGGCTTCACAGGACCAGGCTACAGTCGTATTGCGCGAATTCGGTGAGAAGACGTACACAGTGGAATTGAAAATGCCGGTGGGAATCGACGCGGATGTGATACGGACTGTGATCGCAAAGCATTGCTCATAA